The sequence below is a genomic window from Lolium rigidum isolate FL_2022 unplaced genomic scaffold, APGP_CSIRO_Lrig_0.1 contig_27164_1, whole genome shotgun sequence.
CGATTCCCCTCCACCCGGTCGTTGCCCCTCTAGGCCTCTAGTCATCCTATCTCAATCTTTCTGTCCTTCTCGTGTCATTGGTACATCTCTTGTTCTCGGCCTCTTCAAATGTGGCATTCTCAGTCCGCAAAATATGTTATATATTTTTTGTAAGCAGTTTCAATTTACAGAAGTTCATCTGAATCTTAAGTTTCTAAAGGTTCAATTGGGGGAACGTACTATatcccaaaaaaaaaatcatatggcATTTCGTTCTGCCATTTTATTCCTAGAGAGCGAAAATTCAGCTAACATGCTTGTTTTCTTAGTTAAAATTAAGAAACAGAGTAACCATAATACCATATACATCGTGGCAATCACAAGAAGTTCAATCAGAGAAGGGGAGAGATGCTTGTTGATCAATAAAAGTGTCTTCAACAACACCCAAAATAGCCTTGGCGCGCCAAAAATGACTTTTCTATGCACGGAAGGTGGAAACGAGTGTGTGGTAAAAAAAATCAGCGCGAGGGATAAAGCGGCATCGTGCGCGGCACATTTAGTGCTTTCGCTATAGCGCGCGGTAAACCGAGTCATCGCGCGCGAAAGCCAACCGCCAAGCGattcctctcccgcacgcttgcaGATTCCTCTTCCTCGCGTCGGTGCAGGCGATCTGCTCTAGCCCTCCCCCATATAATTCCAACTCCCACTATGCCACCCCTTCCGGCGGCACCGATTGTCTTGTCCCACCACCCGCATCTTGTTTCGCCACCGCGGGAAACCCTAGCGCTGAGCTGGCACGCAACCTGTTCGTCGTGCGTTGGTTGAACACGGTGGGCGAAATCGCTGTACATGATGGGTTCATACCATCTCCGATTCATACCACTCATGCACACACACATTTGAAATTACAAAAGAAGATGAATCAAATATTAGAGATGCAAAAGATGATGGTGAAGGTAATGAGGCGGAATCGCTGTGCAGGTGCCACCAGCTCCTATGCCTATGTGCAGGTGCCACCAGCTCTATGCCTACTACTAATGATGGGTTTGTACCACCTCCAACTCGTACGACTCATGTACACGCATCCGAACTTGCAAAAGAAGATGAATAAATGATGTAGATGCAAAAGATGATAATGAAGATCTTCTCATTTATTTGTATGCACTTTGTTTGCGTTGTTTGTTATGGACTAGGTTGTGTTGAACTATGTCATGGATTTGAAATGTGTTATGTTGAACAAATCATTAATGTAGTTGAATTGTTTCAAATTGGTATTTGCTTTTGAACTATGTCTAGTGAAATGCTGCTAACCACGCCCGAAAATATACCGCACCTAGTAAAGCAGTTACGTGCCTTGCGTACAAAAAGCAAACCAGGCGCTGTAAAAGCATTTTGGGGCACGGTTTTCTTAGGCGTcttttggagatgctctaaggccacTAATTTCTCATTTCAAAACAAAAATTACAATATCCAAGATTGTATTACTTCCGTTCTTTCAGAATGACTGTTCTTCTAATGAATGGGAAGTCTACCGCTGTTCCCAGAGGAAAAGTTTGGATACAATCTCAGTGATTTGGCTAATTAACTCTCCAAACACCACATTATCTAAAGCTCGTCCTTCTTCTGGGAAGCATCCTTGCTAATTTCCTCCACCTTCTTGTCGGACGACGCCTGCTCCGGCTTCTCAACAGCAGAGTCATCCTTGGTCTCCACGTCGCTGCCAGTATCGATGTCtgcatcatcatcctcctcgtcctgccGTAGGTGAGACAACATCATTTTCGTGTTAAGATGATACCAGTCTATATTTAGGGAAAAACATTCATGACATCTAATTTGATTTGTAGCTTACATCTGACGCATCGTCTTTTTCATCATCCGTGGCGTTCGCGGATTCCTGTCAATGATGAAACATCAACTAGTTAGTATACTAAATATATCTTACAAGGCCACAAAGTGCAAGAGTGATTCGGAAGAGAACATGTGTGCATACCTCCTCGAGCTTCTTCTTCTCAGCCTCGTCAAAGGCAGCCTTCTCAGCCTGTACAAGAGAAAAGTCATGGCTTAGTTCTGTACAGCCAGACATTGAAATGAAACAAAACTGAAAATGTTTGATCGTAAGACAGCATACATCTTTGTGCTTGCCCCAGGTCTCCTCTGCCAACTTCTTCGCGTACTCAGCGTCATCCGTGATCAGGATGTTGTCGAACAGAGTTCCTGATTTAACCTAGTGTTGGTCAAAGAAGAAATCAATATTACATACTTGCaaaaataaattcagaaaaatgtcAGCAATGTGTCAGAGTTTTATGCTATTACTAACCTGCCATAGCTCAATGCCAATGTGCTTGAGGCTGTCAAAAGAGTAGATGTAAGGATCATCCTTGAACTCTGcacaaacaaagaagaaattgTGTATGAGCTCTGATGTTTCACTGAATTAGTTGAGCAGAAAAGATAACTGGGCAGCAGTAAGTCTGAATGTATAGCAGCCGCTAGGTAAGCTCAGGTACCTGGGTTATCGATCAAAGGTGCCTTCCACTTGCCTTTGAAGTTCGGGTTCTTGATTTTCTGAATGCGGAGGTCTCATGTCAGATTTATTTATGCACATTGCTGCTTTTCTAGAACAGCTGAATATCTAGTCCTACTGTCATAGTTATACCTTTTGCGTCCATGGTCCCTTGTACTCGGGGTTTGGAATGGTTGGGGCTGTCCATTCACCATCTTCCTCCTCATCCCAGTCCTCAGGCTGCCATAGGCATTAATCAACGTGAGAAATTTAACAGACTGGAGGCAACAGAACACAGTAATGCGGTTCCAAGAATGGAGAAATAGGCACACCTTGGTCGCATCAGGATCAGTTACTTCCTTGGGAATGTCATCATAACCCTGCAAAGAACAGTCAAGAGTAAGACAAGAAACAAGCACAGTTTAAATACCTAGTGTTGTTAACGTAGTATTAGCCACATTGCATTTGGAGCTTAGCCAAATACTGTGCCATTTGTCAGATATTGATACCCATACTACAACAATATCATCGTCATATAAGTTGTGTAGCAACGGAAGAAAAATCTACCTCTGGCTTCTTGTCCTCAGGATCAGGAATGTATTCGTTGTCCTCCCAGTCTTCCGGCTGCAACCATCAGCACACAACATTTAATCACCTCTGTCACAAAAACAGAGGAACCATGGCTGCTCACTCAGAGCAGCAATCTCTGAACCTCACCTTCTTAGCCTCAGGGTCCCTAATCTTCTTGGCAGGGAGAATGTCCCAGTCATCGTAGACGCTGCCAGTTTGCTTCTCCACGTTATCGATGAGAATGCTGTAGGTGGCATCGGGGCGGAGGACGAAGGTGTACACGTGCGTCAGCTGGTCCGTCTCGCAGGGCACCTCCTTCTTGATCAGATTGTTCTTGCCGTACTTGGTGAGGATGGCGTGCACCTTCTTGGTGGTGTACCCACAGATATCCGGCCCAAACATGATGCTGCAATTGCCAATAAGGTATGGATGATCAACCGACCGACCGATCCAAGATGGGTTATACACGAAGAAGAAACTGTGACAAGGATGAACCTGTAGGGGGTCTCGCCACCGAACTTCTTCTGGTCAACGTCGCCGCCGAGCAGCTTGACGTAGCCGCCGCCGCAGTCGAGCTTCTGCTCGTGCTTGACGGAGAACTGCAGCACCAGGGTCTTGTCCTTGTTGCTGAACTCCGGGTACTGCGCCGAGATGGCGTAGAACCTGTAGTCCTCCGAGGTCTGGATGCCTGCGCACGGTTGCAGAAACAGAATAGTCATCAGTATAGGCCGGACAGAAC
It includes:
- the LOC124680736 gene encoding calreticulin-like — protein: MAVLARSSSSAAAVALVALALVSAVAGEVFFLEKFDDGWEDRWVKSEWKKEDGTAGEWNHTSGSWSGDAQDKGIQTSEDYRFYAISAQYPEFSNKDKTLVLQFSVKHEQKLDCGGGYVKLLGGDVDQKKFGGETPYSIMFGPDICGYTTKKVHAILTKYGKNNLIKKEVPCETDQLTHVYTFVLRPDATYSILIDNVEKQTGSVYDDWDILPAKKIRDPEAKKPEDWEDNEYIPDPEDKKPEGYDDIPKEVTDPDATKPEDWDEEEDGEWTAPTIPNPEYKGPWTQKKIKNPNFKGKWKAPLIDNPEFKDDPYIYSFDSLKHIGIELWQVKSGTLFDNILITDDAEYAKKLAEETWGKHKDAEKAAFDEAEKKKLEEESANATDDEKDDASDDEEDDDADIDTGSDVETKDDSAVEKPEQASSDKKVEEISKDASQKKDEL